GATCGAGGCTGGCATATGGGCCCCAAGGCAGGACCAAAAGCATATGGAGAAGTTAGTGCTGCAACTGATGTTCCCGGTGCTGATGACAAAGAAGATGGTGAAGTTTCCGAACcggaagatgatgatgatgtgcaCACTTCTGGTGATGATGAAAGTGTAGGTAcgaatagaagaaagaaagactcagcaaagaaaagaaagtttgCTGATTTCCAAAAGGGTTGCTCATTTCTTGTTCGGTAATATGTATTTCTAACCGTAATAGCTTTTAGTCAGAAGtcagtttcaattttttatggTGATTTGTAGGAAGAACATGATCAACTAAGTTTGAAGCGAATAGACAGCGCGATGTTTGAAGTAAGTACTTTAGGTTGTCTAAATTGGTATCTAGATGATATCTATCTGCAATCTATGcaaaaagggaaaaacacaacTATAACTAAATGAGATGGTGTTTATGTGGTgacttttttaaatttcatactACCCTCTGATTGAAATTATTCATGCGCCTTCTAGGTTCATGTAAAGCGAAGGCGGAGCAAGGAAGAAAGGTTTGCATTGGCCAAAGCAGGAAGGGAGGATAGAGGAAAATACCTTCCTAGAAAAGCTGCAAATCAGAAAAAGGTATGTTAGCAGTTCattcttgtaaattttttttgggactTTTGAAATGCAATGAATTTTAACCAAATATGCATATCTTAAACTTGGTAGTTGATTCCAtaactttttttaaagaaagaatAAACTATCCAGGTAATGTGTGAATTTGGAAAGTTTAAAAGGGAAAAATTGATGTTAAATGATTTTGATTACATTCAACTAAGTTTTGTTTGTATTGTTCATTTCAAACAGACGGATGGACTAAGCAACCGTCACAAGGAACGCAAGAAGAAAATGCCAGTGGttgcaaagaaagaaaagattgcAAAATCTCAcctagagaagaagaaaaagaatcagcGCAGGGAAACAGTTCCGAGGAAGGAAAGCGTGAATATGATGACTTATACATTTACTAATGTTATTTAATGTTTTGTTCAGCCAAAAAACCATGCTTAGCTTTTCAATTACACCATACCCCTACCCTTGGCTTCCCAGTCTTTATAgacaattttgatttttgtttgagGGCATTTTTAAATTCATAGTGGTGGTTACTTTGATAATAATTTCGTGAGCTTAAATAATCAAACGATTATGTTTTGAACCGTGAAATAATGGTATATGTATTTCGGCTTAATATCTTATTAAAAGCACGTACATGACATTTTTGGCCAAACTAATTTTGCTGATGTTGGATTCTCTATGAATATGAGAGAAATTTCTGAGAAAAAGAATCAAAGCTCATCTGCTATTTGGTATTTGATGTTGTGAGTCATCTTCGACTTGAAGAAAACAAGCTAGTGCTTACTAAATGATCCTTGAAACGATGAAGCATTAAATAAAAAGCATTGAATTTCAGGGAAGGTTAGTGTATACCTTATTATCATGCATAGCATTACCTAAGCTCAAGGTAGGTCAATTGTGAATTGAGAATGAGATACATTTAAATAATGACCAAGAATTTTAAGAGACATATCCAGCTACAAAAATTCATGATGAACTCAAAACTGATATAGGAAAtgcaaaatagataaaaaagaatttaattgtACAATGCAACTATGCAAGTAAGCCAAATCAACTAGTAAAGTCTGTACCTACTCTTTGACACCTACAACTAATAAGCAGAGATGATTTTCTGCATAATAAAATGAACACAAGAAAACGATAAACAACTGCCATGAGAAACAAAACCAGCAAATTTGACCACTTTGAATTGGTGTCAGAAGAGATGTCATAGATGTTTTGGAGAGCTTGAAATCCTGATATGGTCCTCACCTCCCCAATTGAAAAGGTGCTTCCTAGGTACTCATTCTCCAATAGACCCTACAATGAGAAAATTGGAATTATTGCTTTAATGCAGACTATAGTAGAAAACTATTTTAACTTAAAATCTATgttataacttaaaattttacaaaagaAATAGTGGATTTTATGAATCCTATCTCCTGAAATCTTAAGTAGTTGGATTGAAACACATGAATGGTTTTATATTCACTGATTTCTTTCTGATATCATGAAAAACAAGTAACAAATTGACAAGAAGGTAGTACTCTTGAACTAAAATTGAAGCAAGGAAGTGTGGAAATAGAAAATTTCTGAAACTTACCTGAATAGAGTATGTATGAAAGGATATATATGACATTGGATATATCCACACTGGTCCAGGCAAATCATTTCGGATTCTAAGATAGCCGGCGGAAAGCATCATCACTACCTGAAATGGCATgcaattttattaaaactaaTGTTAGATATGACATTGTTCCAAATACTAGACTCACCTGAATGCACAAAGTTGTTAAGAAACTCCAGAAGATATCTTGCCATAAAGTAGCAACAAGTAGCATAAGTGCTTCACTTGCTAAAAGAGACATGAAAATGTTGAGCACAAAGTACATTAAGAAGTTGAATTCATCTCTCAGCCCTACTAGGAAGTAGAAAACTAGACTTGATGAAATGGAGATGAGGAAAAGGAATGGCATGCTGGACAAGAATTGTCCAAGTAAAAATACTAGTGCACTTGAATGCTGGTTAGATTCTTCACATTCATACATCTGCAATATGAGTAAACAGCTTATCATCAGCAACATTTTGAAAGATCAGAGAGTTAAAGCTGTTAAAAAAATCCATGATTACCTTGATTTCTTTAATAAGTCCAGGCACGCCAGCAATACTTAGAAGCGAATAGAATGatacaaatacaaaaattgCTGTAACTCTAGTCTGCAATGCAAAAGATGATAGAATGTTAAGTCATTTGCATCATGAATTGCAGATGTAAACATGACTTGAAAGATAAAATGCAGTTGACATGTAGTGTGAACTTACCCCAACTGAAGAAAGCGAGTGCCCCAAGCCGGAAAATATAGTACCAATGCAAAGTGTAAGAAGCATACAGAGAACCAGACGGATCCAGTAATATTTCCACTCCCTTGACATAACCAATAAAGACCTCCATGTCAAGACTGCTATGCGAGTAGCAGCACTAGCTTTGCCTTTGTATTTCAGAGATGGACCTTCCTGGGAACCAAGATTTCTTGTTTTAGAAATAATGTGGATCAaaccaataaaataaatcatgATTAATCCAGCTCAAGGAACAACAGGTTCATGCAAAAGTTAATTATAGTATATACCTTCTCTGTGAGTTTCATAACCATATTTTCAACAGCAGCTGCATCTGCTGATGATTTATATGTTGCTTCAAGTGTGCAAATAGCCACTGCTGTGTCCATGTTGACCGAAGAAAAGTCTCCATTATCATcctattataaatataatgttCATAAAATCTCTGTGAcaaaaatatgtaattttagaaggaaaagaaaatatatacatTTACCTGCCAGTTTTTACACATCGCAATTATCCTGTCAAAATCTGTATTGATTGCTCGAAGAAAGTGATCGGAAGGACTTTGCATGATAGGGCAGGGAAATCCAGCATTTGAGAAGTGCTTCATCAAAGTAAATAAAGCAGTCAATAATTACAGCAAAGGGATCATTGAGAACACTGCAACGCACTCATTTTCCATAGTCACTTTACCTGCAAGCAAGCTAATGTTTCTCCAAAGAACAAAGTATTTCCATTCGAAAGAAGGCATATTCGATCAAAAAGGCCAAAGACTTCTGTGCTGCTCTggtaaatagtaaaaataagaGTGCAGCCACTGCTTGCAAGTTTCTTCAATGTAACCATCATCAAAAGTGCTGAGACactgaagaaaaagaaaattactagATGCCTCTAAAAGTGTAAAATGCAATCAAGCAACTGATGACATTGGATTTTCAAAGAAATCCAGCATAGCAAGAAGAACACCTGTCCAGACAATAAAGAGGTTCATCTATAAACAGGATTTGTGGTTTCATCACAAGCTCCCTCGCAATGCTAACACGTCTTCTCTCGCCCCCGGAGAGGCCCTTTGAATAACAATGTCCACCAATAAGTGTATTTGCATAGTCAACTAAAGACATTGCTTGGATAGCTTCCTCTACCACATTCTTTTTCTGAAATAAGAATCCTGGGAGTTGAAGCAGAGCTGAATAGTACAGAAACTCTCTCACAGTGAGTGATCCAATCAGATTGGTTTTTCTCTCCACAAAACCCTGCAATTCAGAAAATAGCTTCTCATATAACCAAAACTCATTGGTTCATATGTAAACCTGTTCAAGCATGAGTTTATTATAACTAAGCAAATTAAGCTCCATTGGAGTGTTAAacaaaacacaacaaaaatTCCAATACTAAACAGGTAGTGAGATATTGAACTCACATATGATCCATAGGACAAGTGTGATTTCGCCCCATTCACAAACACTTCACCATAAGTCCTGGTTGAAGGATGCAATCTTCCTGAAGTAAAGAAGATCATAATTTCCAATTTAGCTTTAAGCATACAAATACACTTATTATTGAGCAAGGACAAAGCAAGTTGCTTTAAGACCTGCAATGGCGCGTAACAACGTCGATTTCCCTGATTTAGCAGGTCCCATAATCACAGTCATTGTACCAGGTAAGGCATAACCGGTTGAACTCTTAATAACATTATCAGAGTACTTCCTTTTTCCCTTTATGGTAACAGTCAAATCTCTCCACACAACAGAAGCGCCAACAATCTTATGAGGAAGAACTGCACCCTCCAATATATATGAACCATATGGAGATGCCAAGGAACCACTGTTGAGCTTAGAAAGCGAAGGTGAAGCCGGGGTTGCAACATTGATAGTGTCTCCTCCTCCTTCATCACCTCTAGCTTCAACATCAGTGTCTTCCCATTCAGGCGAGTCCTCAAATGAGATTGGTTGTCGAAGAGAACCCGGTTTTCTAAGGTAGAAGAAGTGACTTGATGGCACCCTACTGGCCGGGCTACTTGCCGATGATGAAGAAGACCGATATGCATCCGATTGAGACTGTATTTCTTCCATGAATCAAAGTCTAAATACCATAGAAATTCAGTACAAGCCGGTTGTTACATTTGCAGCATACATacatttcttttatatattcaaCATTCTCTGATCAATGACGAACTTCTTTCATCAACCACCTGTCATGCAAGTCACACATTTCAATTAAAAGTGataaaatttaagaccaatttgAAAATCTCAAAATATATCAACCAAAAAGAACTATACAGAACACAAAGTTGGCAAATACAAAGTACAAAACAGCTAAAGTGGTTGATtgtcttttctcttttcttcatcAAGTAAGAACACAACAGTTTAAAGGGACCAGAGAAAGTAAAGCGAGGATCTTTAAACAAATccaaaagctaaataaaaaataaataaaagggaagaagaagtggtGTGAGAAAAAtgggaaaaaacaaaaacaaaaacaagaacaaaacaGAAGCATTTCTGAACCAGATGAGCTTAGAAGAGAAACATGGCTTCCAGCCAAGACAGCAAAGCGTGTTTTTTCCTTCCACtaaacaaaacacaaaacccATGTTTTGTTTTCCATAGAAAATGGTGACAGGGAACAAGAAAGAACCAAACTTGCACCTTCCTAGAATGTAAAAGAACAAAAAGCACTGAGAAAAATGCAAAGATTCCTCTTTTACCTATGCTACATACTAAAACTGAAGAACAAAGCCAAAACAATGCAGCAAGATGCCACATTAATCTTATGCTAATAAAGCTTTCAGTGCAAATAACAACACAGAACAGaacaaaaaatagagagaaagaaCAGAACCTGGATCTAACTAAGCATTCAGCTGAGTTGAGCTCAAAGAAGTAGTGAAATGTGAAAGCTTTGACAAAGAGAAACACtcaaaggcaaagagaaagacCAAAGCTTTAAGCTCATATGCTATAAAGACACTGCTGACTGCTCCACTTGAGTGTACTGTGTaaacttagaaaataaattattcgatcatggtttatattttatttgctattaaataaaaatataaactttgCTTATATTAGTATTTAGTAGTCACACACTCACACTCAAACCTCATCCAGTATTATAGTTTTGTATGcatttgcttttattttatcttttctttttgtttttctttacaatagtttgttctttcttttccattttccaAAGACCAATATGGAAATGATGTTGCTTCCATGTGCTAATGCCACAATTTCCAGAACCCCAAAATTGAGGGGGCCAGTCCCCTATAATTTGATCACATCAATGATCAACcaaccttattattattattattattattatattttactaataataacaaaattacaATAACTTTTTTGCATAGTATTGTTAATGTTAGAGGCTAGAATAGAAAGCATGAACTATGTACTATATAAATGGATTCATCAAACACAGATAACACAAGTGTGAATGTGAAAGTGATGTATGTACCTATGTATCATTCATTTGTGTCTCTATGGattgtaaattataatttttatgggGAGGGGTGGAGGGAAGTGGTGGGGACAGTTCAATTTAAAGgcttacttttaaaaatatagattaaaactTTGAATGGATGATGcatttaagaaaatatatttttctagaAAGGAAAAACTCTTACATAAAAACAAGACAATGGACATGGTTTTGCTCCTAATTTTGTGGAGGTTAAGAGAATGAAAATGGTGATAGAGCCTAATTTTGTTTACTTCTAAAACTTTTTGGTGtttcaaactaataaaatatttataaaaattaaagtcatTAATCACTAATTTTATGTAgaccaaaaaattaataatcaattttCAAAGTATAATAGTTTACTTTATTGGAGGACAACTCAATAAGccaaaagaaatgaaagaaagtgTATAACTGTTCAACTTTGACAAATGCAAAGGAAAACAAAACATAGCATGATGTTGCAAAGAATTTCAGCTCGTTAAAAATTAATTCGTCATAAATATgagtttatttaaaattttgcatATGACAAAATTTGAACTCTTGAATTCTGTTTAATGAAAtgaattgattgatgatagtaTGATTTTGTTAGGTATTTCTAGATTTGacagattaaaaattaattcgtcgcaaatttaaattttatttaaaaattgattattatatacatatgataagaTTCGAATTCTTGACTCCTAATTAATCGAACAAATAAACGGAACACACTAATAATTCAAATAGTTCACATACATAGCATGAtttatcaaaaagaaaaatgcttgaaatatataaattatatacaagGCTGATAACAAGAGATTTTGTTGACAAAAGTAAATAGAGGGTTCTGTTACTGTATTTGTACTTTGGAGTGGCTTATGGCATGATCAGCTGTCCAATACCATAATGTTCAATAATGATTACATTGACAACTGAAAAGTAATCATCATATAAATGTGATCTTAATGAAAAAGTTTCTTCTCTGAGGGGTCACTTGCTTAAGTGCTATATGAGTTGTGTACAAGGAaatgaataataatgaaaacatATAACCGTTGGTATATGGGTACAATTGATAGCATTCATCGTGCATAATGATGAACATTCTAATCATAGTTTGCAGTAGAATGCTTACTGGAGACGTTTATTGAATACAAGACTTGTTTCTTAAGTTAAAACGGATAACAATCTTCATTTGTTCGAGATTTCAGATTTGCAATGATAgtgaaaaatttgaaatgagtaatttatttatttatttgttttttggaCTGGAagttatttattcttaattctGGACCAATAacgttttttgtttgtttggacTGAAAACATAAAACTTTTTGAAGCATGAATTATGGGCGAGCCCATGTTCAATTCATCACGAACAAAAAAGAACATGAATTAGGCCTATCCCAGGAGAATTGTAAATTACTACTCAAATTGATCAACGAAATTacattgataattttaatttagttgagttaatactcaaaataGTCTGTAATTTGAATTCTAATtcaatttaatcttttaatttttaaataactcaatttatattttaaaattttaaggcaTGACCCTTCCATCTATTTTTGTTATTGGAAAAATGACATTGCATGTTTAGTTGAACAGAAAGTAAAGGTTGAATGGTTAAAAGATCAAACTGTCCATGCCAACCTCTAAATAAATGGCTAGAGTTTCATCTCGACAACTTCAACTTCTTCTCTGAAGCACCTTTTTTCCCACTAATCACTCTCTCCCCCTTCAACACGATCCCACAGAGCGTGTACCACACCACTTGCCATCTCCTCTAAATCGAGGCACTCCTCACAATCACCGCTCTCCTCCGCAAGCCCCACATTACACGCACCCTTTTGAGTCTCGCACACCTATGCAATGTCGTTTTATactcttttgatttttgatcaCTTTAATAATACCTGAGACACTTTTCTGTACCAACACCGTGATCCAAGCTTATTCTAATAGTCACATTCCTCATCAACctcttgcttttttcttttattttttgcacaATCATTTTTTTCAACAACTACacctttatttctttaattggtTTCTGTATTAAGATGGATTGCCTTCAATTTGAGAGGAAGTGTCACAGTCAAACTCGGAGGGACTAACTTGAGTCACATATTAAACTTTTAAACTACAATTTAGGTCAATTAGAAAtgggaaaattaaattaaatcgaGAGTCAAATTTCAGTGGCGATTTTGAATATTAACTCATTTTAGTcaacaaaattttgatatattcaATATAAGTATATAAATATTCAAGTGTAGttaattttatgtgaagttaataattaaaaattattaaataatttaattgatttttattaaattatcatcTTACGATTATCAACTTTACATAAAATTGACTACACCTGAATTTTTAATATATGCTTATTAACTCAACTTTAGAATAATTATTCTTCACATACAAGCGTTTTTTTCATATAAGTCTTTACAAATCATTTATATTCATGCGTTTCGTGTCGTTACTGCACGTTATTAACTTCTcgtttcatttttttcttttttgttatcgTCATCATCAACACcacctcttcttccttcttttttcattgaaatttcttctcattcttttattattttgaatccaatcaagtggctGAGTGGCTGAGGTATAGTTCAATTCAGAAAAAAATTGTaacattagaaaaaatatttttctgtatttgcagtaaatttgggtgtaatacgaagatatttaagtgaatttttaagaattttggatgtatttttgttctgattatgcataattcaaaactcttcctcttcctcatcctcatcttctactgcttatttttttttatcatcatcactatcttcttcttcattttctcttattcatcttttttttttattttatctttttaaatttctttttttttttactcttttaacaagaataaaaataaaaaaattaaacaaagaagaaaaagaaacacattGGGCTTGTTTGGATGAGCTtctaagaaaagatcttttttcaagttatctttttttaaaagatcttatagagaagtaaaagtaattttatgtttggatatctcatgtaaaaagatctttttatctatcaattatgtttgggtataacaatataaaagtacttttttatttatttattgcatgaaaaacatcttttttttaagaaaaaagatcttttaaaaaaagatgtaaattacagcttctcaaaaaagaagatctttttttattttactagtgcttttacttttactattagaaatttgtcaaacacattaaaaaataaaaaaagatcttttttgaacaaaataatggcgcccaaacatgcacttaatgctgcaaaattatttGGAAGATGATGAATTTACATTcgtttaactaaaagaaagaaagatataGGAAAAAAAAAGCAGAAAAGAATGCAGCAttggagaaaatatttttccatatttgcagcaaatttgggtgtaacacaaagatatttaggtgtaacacaaaaatatttgggtgtatttttagtttgataatttctgcaaaattcaaaactcttcatcttcctcctcctcatcttttattgcttcttcttttttttcttattcatattttcctttttgttttatattttcaaacttcttcttgttttactctcttaacaagaataaaaacaaaaaaatcaaataaagaagaagaagaaacatataatactacaaaattacttggaagatgaTAAACTTACatttatttaactaaaagaaagaaagaaataaggaaaaaaataagaagaaaaaattcatcaaatttgGATATAATACGAAGATATttaggtgtatttttattcttataagttctgcataatttaaaattcttcgtcttcttctttctcatcttTTATTGCTTATTCTTTCGCATCTTCTTATttgttttcttataattcttcttaggagaaaaaatcaaacaaagaaaaacaaaagatataatgttgcaaaatcaataaaaagaagaagaggaaaaaaaaaatgcagcaacaataacaacaataacaaaaacCACAATAATGATGAATCAtgtagaaaagaagaaggaatacaaagaaaaatgaagaagaatgcaacgaagaaaaagaagaaaaaagagaagaaaaaaattatttctcattttaatgcactttttaaattaaaagttatttttattgaatttaaactaaCTTATATAGATTTATatgtcaaaaaaatttatatgtataacaagttttaatttaaaaaaaaaataatttgacttTTGAAATAGAATtgtttaaatcaaatttaatttgtataaagaaaagataagattagaatCTTTTACCCACTATATATTAACTTGTCCCGTAATCCACTAATCCGCATAAAACAGTCCAAAAGTTATAAGTTTGTCCCAATTATTTTTCTTGCTGAACAAACCAGCCGaaaataaatagtaataaaaatcggaaaataaataaaattcagtTTTTGCTTCTGCTGTTTGTTCTTCTGCAACTCTCAACTCTCATCTCTTTTCTCTGCACTTTTCTGATCTTCCGATTCCACCAAATTGCCAATGTCTCACCAGGGCGAATCATCCGACTCGTGAGTCAACTTGTTCTCTCAGATATATTCGCCCCAAAAATacttctttttctcttattaATGTTTTCGTTTCCAGGTTAAGTTTGCcccaaaaaattcaaataaaaatctttttttctttttcttttcttaggaaatcgGGGAAGAAGGACTTCTCCACCGCGATTCTCGAACGCAAGAAGTCGCCGAACAGATTGGTCGTCGATGAAGCCGTCAACGACGATAATTCTGTCGTGGCCATGCACCCACAGACAATGGAAAAGCTCCAACTTTTCCGCGGCGACACTATTCTCATCAAGGTCACTTCTTTGAACCTTTTCGGTGGTTTGCAATCTAGTTCCCAAACATGGGTTTCGTTTATTTTGTGAAGAAACTGTGTTGTCTGTTTTAAGGGTTTAGCTAAAACATACTAATGTTTTTGGGATCAAAAGGAGAAAGGAAAACTTGGTTTATGACCTATTCTAATCCTCTCCGTGTGTTTGTCTTTAATCAATTTTCAAGTTCTCTGCTTGTGTATTATGttgaaacttattatttttaattgaattgaagtttgaaacttttattgtttttggacTTGTTTGGTGAGCATTTTGGTGTTCTGTGCTAGGTTATTTGGTCATTGTGCTGTGTTATTATGTGATGTCTTCCAGGGGCTTGTGTGGTTTGTGATGTTTGATTTGTGGTGCagggaaagaaaaggaaggacACTATTTGCATTGCACTTGCTGACGACAATTGCGAGGAGCCCAAAATCAGGATGAACAAGGTTGTGAGGTCCAATTTGAGGGTTCGTCTCGGTGATGTTGTGTCTGTGCATCAGTGCCCTGATGTTAAGTATGGGAAACGAGTCCACATTCTGCCTCTCGATGATACTGTCGAAGGTGTCACTGGAAATCTGTTTGATGCTTACTTGAAACGTGAGTTTCTAGCCTGCTTTGCTCTTATGTTGCAGAGAACAGCATAGTTTCAGTTATTATGACTTATGACTGCTTCAGTAGTAAATTCTGATTTGTTCTGGGACTTTCCTCCATACGATAGATTACCTTTTGAGTAtggttttattttattgaagtgCTTTATTGCTGAACTTTAAAATTGGATCCTTGCTTCATGAGTTGATGATATTCATAACGATATTATGaagtttttcttttctcttctgtCGTGATTATAGTGAGTTGACTTgttatctttctttttgttgGAACTCCTTTTTCTGTAGCTGCCTGGACCTTATGCTGTCTATTTTATGAATGCATATTTCTGTTGACTACCTTTTGTATATTGTGATATTTTACCACATTGATCTATTTGTAGAATCACCTTTCCACCTGATTCTACGCATTTCAAGCTGGAATTTTACATATCTggggaatttttttattttagttttgtgtAAGCCTATGTGATGGAAATGTATACTAACatgttaattatttgttttataaCTTGAAGCTTATTTCTTGGAGGCTTATCGTCCTG
The genomic region above belongs to Arachis duranensis cultivar V14167 chromosome 3, aradu.V14167.gnm2.J7QH, whole genome shotgun sequence and contains:
- the LOC107476991 gene encoding ABC transporter G family member 3; this encodes MEEIQSQSDAYRSSSSSASSPASRVPSSHFFYLRKPGSLRQPISFEDSPEWEDTDVEARGDEGGGDTINVATPASPSLSKLNSGSLASPYGSYILEGAVLPHKIVGASVVWRDLTVTIKGKRKYSDNVIKSSTGYALPGTMTVIMGPAKSGKSTLLRAIAGRLHPSTRTYGEVFVNGAKSHLSYGSYGFVERKTNLIGSLTVREFLYYSALLQLPGFLFQKKNVVEEAIQAMSLVDYANTLIGGHCYSKGLSGGERRRVSIARELVMKPQILFIDEPLYCLDSVSALLMMVTLKKLASSGCTLIFTIYQSSTEVFGLFDRICLLSNGNTLFFGETLACLQHFSNAGFPCPIMQSPSDHFLRAINTDFDRIIAMCKNWQDDNGDFSSVNMDTAVAICTLEATYKSSADAAAVENMVMKLTEKEGPSLKYKGKASAATRIAVLTWRSLLVMSREWKYYWIRLVLCMLLTLCIGTIFSGLGHSLSSVGTRVTAIFVFVSFYSLLSIAGVPGLIKEIKMYECEESNQHSSALVFLLGQFLSSMPFLFLISISSSLVFYFLVGLRDEFNFLMYFVLNIFMSLLASEALMLLVATLWQDIFWSFLTTLCIQVVMMLSAGYLRIRNDLPGPVWIYPMSYISFHTYSIQGLLENEYLGSTFSIGEVRTISGFQALQNIYDISSDTNSKWSNLLVLFLMAVVYRFLVFILLCRKSSLLISCRCQRVGTDFTS